One window of Cryobacterium arcticum genomic DNA carries:
- a CDS encoding TetR/AcrR family transcriptional regulator: MTVSPSGTTSTPEHPSSAGTTGGAAPGSGGADRRERLLDRVVDYVLENGIADLTLRRLADAVSSNNRMLLYYFGSREEIIVAALTAAEARFPGMQQILVRLDDPVAPLGERLPAAWATIADPANLPFHRLFFQVFGLAGFERDRYADLLGTIGTEWVDHVAAAITAEGVPAAEALSFAHETVALWRGLQATLIGGGDRTAVNQAAQAGTLALLDRIRLAAAH, from the coding sequence ATGACAGTGAGCCCGTCCGGCACCACGAGCACCCCCGAGCACCCGAGCTCCGCCGGCACCACGGGCGGCGCGGCACCCGGCAGCGGCGGCGCCGACCGCCGTGAGCGACTGCTGGACCGCGTGGTCGACTACGTGCTCGAGAACGGCATCGCCGACCTCACCCTGCGCCGCCTGGCCGACGCCGTGAGCTCGAACAACCGGATGCTGCTCTACTACTTCGGCAGCCGGGAGGAGATCATCGTCGCCGCGCTCACCGCGGCCGAGGCCCGCTTTCCCGGCATGCAGCAGATCCTGGTGCGCCTCGACGACCCGGTCGCGCCGCTCGGCGAGCGCCTCCCCGCCGCCTGGGCCACCATCGCCGACCCGGCAAACCTGCCCTTCCACCGGCTCTTCTTCCAGGTCTTCGGCCTGGCCGGGTTCGAACGCGACCGCTACGCCGACCTACTCGGCACCATCGGCACCGAGTGGGTCGACCACGTTGCCGCTGCGATCACGGCGGAGGGCGTGCCCGCCGCCGAGGCACTGTCGTTCGCCCACGAGACCGTCGCCCTCTGGCGCGGGCTGCAGGCCACCCTCATCGGCGGCGGCGACAGAACCGCGGTCAACCAGGCCGCGCAGGCCGGCACGCTCGCGCTGCTCGACCGCATCCGCCTCGCTGCAGCGCACTGA
- the arsB gene encoding ACR3 family arsenite efflux transporter, translated as MTTDDQPVSAPARLGSTDRLLPVWILLAMGVGLLLAVVAPGVGDVLHAFSIGSVSVPIAVGLLVMMYPVLAKVRYSDARAVAGDRRLLVSSLVLNWLVGPALMFALAWVFLPDLPEYRTGLIIVGLARCIAMVLIWNDLACGDREAAAFLVAVNSVFQVLAFAALGWFYLQVLPAWLGLATTSAEFSVGAITASVLVFLGIPLVAGYLSRRIGEATRGRAWYEGRFLPRVGPFALYGLLFTIVLLFALQGRQVIDQPLDVLRFALPLLVYFALMFGAGMLTGRLVGLPYARTATLAFTAAGNNFELAIAVAIGTFGATSGQALAGIVGPLIEVPALVALVYVALWLRPRLFGPMTLERSENLPNEPDLALDASSQAPGRRPA; from the coding sequence ATGACCACCGACGACCAGCCTGTATCCGCCCCCGCGCGGCTCGGCAGCACCGACCGACTGTTGCCGGTCTGGATCCTCCTCGCGATGGGTGTCGGGCTGTTGCTCGCCGTCGTCGCACCCGGCGTGGGCGACGTGCTGCACGCGTTCTCCATCGGCTCCGTGAGCGTTCCGATCGCCGTCGGCCTGCTGGTGATGATGTACCCGGTGCTGGCCAAGGTGCGTTACTCGGATGCGCGCGCCGTCGCCGGCGACCGTCGCCTGCTGGTCTCTTCCCTCGTGCTCAACTGGCTGGTCGGTCCGGCGCTGATGTTCGCCCTGGCCTGGGTGTTCCTGCCGGACCTGCCCGAATACCGCACCGGTCTGATCATCGTGGGCCTGGCCCGCTGCATCGCCATGGTGCTGATCTGGAACGACCTCGCCTGCGGTGACCGGGAGGCGGCCGCGTTCCTGGTGGCGGTCAACTCGGTCTTCCAGGTACTCGCGTTCGCCGCCCTCGGCTGGTTCTACCTGCAGGTGCTGCCCGCGTGGCTCGGCCTGGCCACCACGAGCGCCGAGTTCTCGGTCGGGGCGATCACCGCCAGCGTTCTGGTGTTCCTCGGCATCCCGCTCGTGGCCGGCTACCTCTCCCGCCGCATCGGCGAAGCCACCCGCGGCCGAGCCTGGTACGAGGGCCGATTCCTCCCCCGGGTCGGTCCGTTCGCCCTCTACGGCCTGCTGTTCACGATCGTGCTGCTCTTCGCCCTGCAGGGCCGCCAAGTCATCGACCAGCCTCTCGACGTGCTGCGCTTCGCGCTGCCGCTGCTCGTCTACTTCGCGTTGATGTTCGGGGCGGGGATGCTGACCGGCCGCCTGGTGGGCCTGCCCTATGCCCGTACCGCCACGCTGGCCTTCACGGCGGCGGGCAACAACTTCGAGCTGGCCATCGCCGTGGCCATCGGCACCTTCGGCGCCACCAGCGGCCAGGCCCTGGCCGGCATCGTCGGCCCGCTCATCGAGGTGCCGGCGCTCGTCGCCCTCGTCTACGTGGCGCTGTGGTTGCGGCCCCGGTTGTTCGGCCCGATGACACTGGAACGCTCCGAGAACTTGCCGAACGAGCCAGACTTGGCGCTCGACGCATCCTCGCAGGCTCCGGGCCGCCGACCCGCATAG
- a CDS encoding Hsp20/alpha crystallin family protein codes for MAGGVARRDRFELPDSVRRFFEGDWDAAAMRVEEYQEGSTLVVKAEMPGIDPEKDVDITVSDGVLHIQAERQETTEHKEKGGYRTEFRYGSFARDVPLPSGSKDSDVSASYRDGVLEVRVPVAEQPATKAKIPVTRG; via the coding sequence ATGGCTGGTGGAGTAGCGCGGCGCGATCGATTCGAATTGCCCGACTCGGTGCGACGCTTTTTCGAGGGCGACTGGGACGCTGCCGCGATGCGCGTGGAGGAGTACCAGGAGGGCAGCACCCTCGTGGTGAAGGCCGAGATGCCGGGCATCGATCCGGAGAAGGACGTGGACATCACGGTGTCCGACGGGGTGCTGCACATCCAGGCAGAACGCCAGGAGACCACCGAGCACAAGGAGAAGGGCGGCTACCGCACCGAATTCCGGTACGGCTCGTTCGCCCGCGATGTGCCGTTGCCCAGCGGGAGCAAGGACTCGGATGTCTCGGCGAGCTACCGCGACGGAGTGCTCGAGGTGCGGGTGCCCGTGGCCGAGCAGCCCGCCACCAAGGCGAAGATCCCGGTCACCCGCGGCTGA
- a CDS encoding MarR family winged helix-turn-helix transcriptional regulator, which yields MGTPEPSISADEMRAWAALFETSNIVQYAADRNLRDSVGLTLAQFEILLRIGEAGTDGRRMTDVADALTVSRSGLTYQVGQLEKKGLVRREPAPDDERSVIAQITPAGLDLLRAGVPGYVSLVREMLFDRLSHADLMTVTEILDDVRKQLKEQPKRSTFRRASRKTAPAVSGASGADAVG from the coding sequence ATGGGAACTCCCGAACCCTCCATCTCCGCCGATGAGATGCGTGCCTGGGCGGCCCTCTTCGAGACCTCGAACATCGTGCAGTACGCGGCGGACCGGAACCTGCGCGACTCGGTGGGGTTGACGCTGGCACAGTTCGAGATCCTGCTGCGCATCGGCGAAGCCGGCACGGATGGCCGGCGCATGACGGATGTCGCCGACGCCCTCACGGTCTCCCGCAGTGGCCTCACCTATCAGGTGGGCCAGCTCGAGAAGAAGGGACTGGTGCGGCGCGAACCGGCCCCCGACGATGAGCGGTCGGTGATCGCCCAGATCACGCCGGCCGGACTGGACCTGTTGCGGGCGGGCGTCCCCGGGTATGTGAGCCTGGTGCGGGAGATGCTCTTCGATCGGCTCAGCCATGCCGACCTGATGACCGTCACCGAGATCCTCGATGACGTGAGGAAGCAGCTCAAGGAGCAGCCCAAGCGCTCCACGTTCCGGCGGGCGTCGCGCAAGACCGCCCCGGCTGTCAGCGGCGCGTCCGGGGCGGATGCCGTCGGCTGA
- a CDS encoding ArsR/SmtB family transcription factor — MANVKLLQHPANAAVDADAECCAPPVREALAADGAEKLAKTLKAIADPARLRLISMVASHDDAEACVCDLTEPLGLSQPTVSHHLKVLVDAGILSRDKRGTWAYYRLVPGALDALAHSVVTV, encoded by the coding sequence ATGGCGAACGTCAAACTTCTGCAGCACCCCGCGAACGCGGCCGTCGACGCCGACGCGGAATGCTGTGCGCCGCCGGTGCGCGAGGCGCTCGCCGCCGATGGCGCGGAGAAGCTGGCCAAGACCCTCAAGGCCATCGCGGATCCGGCCAGACTGCGACTGATCTCGATGGTGGCCTCGCACGACGACGCGGAGGCGTGCGTATGCGATCTCACCGAGCCGCTCGGCCTCAGCCAGCCCACGGTGTCGCACCATCTCAAGGTGCTGGTGGATGCGGGAATCCTGTCGCGCGACAAGCGCGGCACCTGGGCGTACTACCGCCTGGTGCCCGGGGCGCTTGATGCCCTGGCGCACTCCGTCGTCACGGTCTGA
- a CDS encoding GNAT family N-acetyltransferase yields MSIPSNPEDGTGSGDVRTVELAEDERRYVLLIDGERVGTTAYVDHGAQRVFVHTEIDMNQSGKGLGSTLVSGALADVRARGLRVVAICPFTAAYLRGHREYDDIVDPVTPRLKADLREAHLL; encoded by the coding sequence ATGAGTATCCCATCGAATCCCGAGGACGGTACCGGCAGCGGCGACGTGCGCACGGTGGAACTTGCCGAGGACGAGCGGCGTTACGTGTTGCTGATCGACGGCGAGCGGGTGGGCACCACGGCGTACGTGGACCACGGCGCTCAGCGGGTCTTCGTGCACACCGAGATCGACATGAATCAGTCGGGCAAGGGCTTGGGTTCGACGTTGGTGTCCGGCGCGCTCGCGGACGTGCGCGCACGCGGGCTGCGTGTGGTGGCGATCTGCCCGTTCACGGCCGCATACCTGCGCGGCCACCGCGAGTACGACGACATCGTCGACCCGGTCACTCCGCGGCTGAAGGCCGACCTGCGCGAGGCGCATCTGCTCTGA
- a CDS encoding arsenate reductase ArsC, translating to MPDTDTTPAAKPTVLFVCVHNAGRSQMAAGYLAALSNGQVEVLSAGSEPKDQINPVAIAAMAEDGIDIADNVPKILTVEAVKDSDVVITMGCGDACPIFPGKRYEDWELADPAGQGIDAVRPIRDDIKARIEKLLAEILPATV from the coding sequence ATGCCTGACACCGACACGACGCCCGCCGCCAAGCCCACGGTCCTGTTCGTCTGCGTGCACAACGCCGGCCGCTCCCAGATGGCCGCGGGCTACCTGGCCGCGCTCTCCAACGGTCAGGTCGAGGTGCTCTCCGCAGGCTCCGAGCCCAAGGATCAGATCAACCCCGTCGCCATCGCGGCCATGGCCGAGGATGGCATCGACATCGCCGACAACGTGCCGAAGATCCTCACCGTCGAGGCCGTCAAGGACTCCGACGTCGTGATCACAATGGGCTGCGGCGACGCCTGCCCGATCTTCCCCGGCAAGCGCTACGAGGACTGGGAACTGGCCGACCCGGCCGGCCAGGGCATCGACGCGGTGCGCCCGATCCGTGACGACATCAAGGCGCGCATCGAGAAGCTCCTCGCCGAGATCCTCCCGGCCACCGTCTGA
- a CDS encoding organic hydroperoxide resistance protein, whose protein sequence is MTTAIYTASATSWGGRTGKVVTSDNKLDLDLSIPKDMGGDGGPGTNPEQLFASGWAACFHNALKATARQSKIDVSESAVTLTVNLVGSMAAGLDFEVTIEAQIPGADPATAQAAMEAAHAVCPYSRATRGNINVVLSVVTDED, encoded by the coding sequence ATGACCACCGCCATTTACACCGCCTCCGCCACTTCCTGGGGCGGACGCACCGGCAAGGTCGTCACCAGCGACAACAAGCTCGACCTCGACCTGTCGATCCCCAAGGACATGGGCGGCGACGGCGGGCCGGGCACCAACCCCGAGCAGCTCTTCGCCAGCGGCTGGGCCGCCTGCTTCCACAACGCACTCAAGGCCACCGCCCGCCAGAGCAAGATCGACGTCTCCGAGTCGGCCGTGACCCTCACGGTGAACCTGGTCGGCAGCATGGCCGCCGGCCTCGACTTCGAGGTCACCATCGAAGCGCAGATCCCGGGCGCCGACCCGGCCACCGCCCAGGCCGCCATGGAGGCAGCACACGCCGTGTGCCCGTACTCGCGCGCCACCCGCGGCAACATCAACGTGGTGCTGAGCGTCGTCACCGACGAGGACTAA